The Verrucomicrobiales bacterium sequence TCGGCCAGCCGCTTGGAAAGGACTTGCAGCCCGGGTTGCAATTTGAGGTAGGTGGCGATTTCGTTTCCCAAGAAATTGGAGTATGCCAGGCGCTGCTGGGGCTGCTGCTCATCCCACACCACCACCCGGATTGGGGCTTGGTCCGCGGCCAGACTCGTATGGTTCAGCCAGAGGGAGACTGCTAGAAGGAGCGGTAGGCGGAGTGTCATGGACTGGATAGTGGACCGAGTGATCGGAACCTGACAAGCGGGTAACTGAGGGGGCTGGTTCCTCGGATTTTCTGCTGGCGCTGGATCGCTTCCCCTCCTCATTGTGGTTCCATTCCTCACAGGATTCACCTGAGGCGCCGACTCAACTATGAAAAGCCTGAAGCGTAACCAGCCTCACTGGTTTTGTCACTTGGCCCAACACCTGGGTGGAGTTGCTGTGCTCCTCAGCCTGTTTCTGGGCGCGGCGCAGGCAGCCGATCCTCGACCCAATATCGTTTTGATCCTGGCGGATGATCTGGGATATGGGGACATCAAGAGCTTTGGAGGAGATCGGTGCCAGGTTGCCACCCCTGGCTTTGATCAGTTGGCGAGGGAGGGAATGCGTTTTACGGATGCGCACACGGTTTGTTCCTGGTGCACGCCTTCTCGGCTATCCATCATGACCGGTCGGTATTCGTGGCGCTTTCAGCGACCTAAATCCGACGGCCCTTGGGCCTTCCTCAATCCGCGGCTGGGCGCGCAGACTTTTACCATCGGCCACCTTCTGCAACGCGTGGGGTATCGCACCGGCTACTTTGGAAAATGGCATCTGGGAACATCGATGGTCACCACCAACGGTCAGAACCAAGGACCGGCCAATGTGGACTACCAACAGCCGCTTACGTTCGGGCCGAACCAGTGTGGCTTTAGCGACAGCTTCATTCTCCCGGGTTCTCTCGACATGTTTCCCTATGCGTTCCTCAAGAACCATCGATGGATGGGACCGGTCAATGCGATCAAGGGTTGCTCCGCTTTTGGTCGCCTGGGCCCGGCGGCGGCTGATTTCGAATTCGACCAATGTCTCGACCGCATCACCACCCAGGCTGAGGCCTTCATCGCGGAGGCGGGGAAGTCTCCGGCCTCAGCCCCTTTCTTTCTGTATCTCGCACTTACCGGACCTCATACCCCGTTGAGCCCTGGGCAAGGCTTCGCGGGAAGAAGTCGCTTGGGGCTCTATGGGGACATGGTGATGGAGACCGACCACTGCGTGGTGCGTGTCTTGTCCCGGTTGAAAGCCCAAGGGCTGGAAAGAAGCACTCTGGTTTTGGCCACCTCGGATAACGGCCCCGGCGCCTATGCGGGTCGATTGGCCAAGGCCACCCGCAGTCAGCTTCATGAGTTGGAGAAGGATGGACATTTTGCCGCTGGTCCGTGGCGCGGAAATAAGGCCACGGTGTACGATGGCGGCACCCGGGTGCCTTTTGTCGTGAGGTGGCCCGGGGTGGTGAAGCCCGGTCACGTTTGTCAGTCTCTCGTCTCCTCCATGGACGTTGCTCGCACGCTGGCAGAGATTTGCGAGTTAAAGTTGGAGCCCGATCAAGCGCCTGACTCTCTGAGCTTTCTGCCCCTGCTTCGAAATCCTGCAGGGCCGGCAGTGCGAGGGTCGCTGATCACGGAGTCGAGCCATGCCTTCGCGGTTCGATCAGAGGGTTGGAAACTCTGCCTGACACCGGGGCCAGGAACTCAAACGGAAACCTCGGATTTGCCATTGGATGAGGAGGTGTGGCGTCGTGCCGTTGCCGAGTTTGGTCGTAAGCCTACTCGCCAAGAGTTAACCGTTTCGCCATTCGTGCAGCTTTTTGACCTGACCCGGGATCCGAGTGAGTCGGTAAATAGAGCGGCGAAGCATCCCGAGAAGGCTCAGGAGCTGTTTGGGCATATGAACCGGCTCATCGCGAACGGTCGAACCACCTCGGGCCCGCCGCTGGTGAATGACACCACCTTGGACCCCTGGGTGCGAATTCCCAAATTCCTCAGCGAGCCCTGATGCCCTCAACTGAAGAGCTCTGACACGATGCGGGCCGGCTCGACACCCGTCAGTCGGAAGTCGAGACCTTGGGAGCGATAGGTGAATCGCTCATGGTCTATGCCCAGCAGATGAAGAATCGTGGCGTGGAGATCGTGCACGTGCACCGGGTTCTCGACGACGTTGTAGCTGAATTCGTCAGTGGCTCCGTAGGTTATCCCGGGCTTCACGCCTCCCCCGGCCATCCACAGCGTGAAGCAGCGTGGATGATGATCGCGTCCCGCCTCCGGGCTATCCCAAACTCCCTGCCCGGCGACCCCTCGGCCGAATTCACCGCCCCAAAGCACGAGC is a genomic window containing:
- a CDS encoding sulfatase-like hydrolase/transferase, which codes for MKSLKRNQPHWFCHLAQHLGGVAVLLSLFLGAAQAADPRPNIVLILADDLGYGDIKSFGGDRCQVATPGFDQLAREGMRFTDAHTVCSWCTPSRLSIMTGRYSWRFQRPKSDGPWAFLNPRLGAQTFTIGHLLQRVGYRTGYFGKWHLGTSMVTTNGQNQGPANVDYQQPLTFGPNQCGFSDSFILPGSLDMFPYAFLKNHRWMGPVNAIKGCSAFGRLGPAAADFEFDQCLDRITTQAEAFIAEAGKSPASAPFFLYLALTGPHTPLSPGQGFAGRSRLGLYGDMVMETDHCVVRVLSRLKAQGLERSTLVLATSDNGPGAYAGRLAKATRSQLHELEKDGHFAAGPWRGNKATVYDGGTRVPFVVRWPGVVKPGHVCQSLVSSMDVARTLAEICELKLEPDQAPDSLSFLPLLRNPAGPAVRGSLITESSHAFAVRSEGWKLCLTPGPGTQTETSDLPLDEEVWRRAVAEFGRKPTRQELTVSPFVQLFDLTRDPSESVNRAAKHPEKAQELFGHMNRLIANGRTTSGPPLVNDTTLDPWVRIPKFLSEP